The Manihot esculenta cultivar AM560-2 chromosome 1, M.esculenta_v8, whole genome shotgun sequence genome has a window encoding:
- the LOC110620973 gene encoding axial regulator YABBY 1, producing MSSSSAAFSPDHLSPSDQLCYVHCNFCDTVLAVSVPCSSLFKTVTVRCGHCTNLLTVNMRSLLLPAANQLHLGHAFFNPQNILEEIRSVAPPNMLLNQPNPNEPLMSVRGGMEELPKPPVVNRPPEKRQRVPSAYNRFIKDEIQRIKAGNPDISHREAFSAAAKNWAHFPHIHFGLMPDQPVKKTNVLQQEGEVGAANVGVAPY from the exons atgTCCTCCTCATCAGCTGCCTTTTCACCGGACCACCTCTCTCCCTCCGACCAGCTCTGTTACGTCCATTGCAACTTTTGTGACACGGTCCTCGCG GTAAGCGTCCCTTGCTCTAGCTTGTTCAAGACTGTCACGGTTCGATGCGGCCACTGCACCAACCTCTTGACCGTGAACATGCGTAGCCTGCTTCTTCCTGCGGCTAACCAGCTCCACCTTGGTCATGCTTTCTTCAACCCGCAGAATATCCTG GAGGAGATCCGGAGCGTGGCACCACCGAATATGCTGCTAAATCAGCCAAACCCAAATGAGCCGCTTATGTCTGTGCGAGGAGGGATGGAGGAGCTCCCTAAGCCACCTGTGGTTAATAGAC CTCCGGAGAAGAGACAGAGAGTCCCATCTGCCTACAACCGCTTTATCAA GGACGAGATCCAACGCATCAAAGCTGGAAACCCTGATATAAGTCACAGAGAGGCGTTTAGTGCAGCTGCAAAGAAT TGGGCACACTTTCCACATATCCATTTCGGACTTATGCCTGATCAACCCGTGAAGAAAACTAATGTGCTCCAACAG GAAGGAGAGGTTGGTGCAGCCAATGTGGGAGTTGCCCCCTACTAA